Proteins co-encoded in one Ruegeria sp. YS9 genomic window:
- a CDS encoding DUF1636 domain-containing protein has translation MTETAPVELLVCTTCRRGLPVEDDAQRPGALLHKALEQADLPDGVTLKAVECLSNCDQGCSIVLRGGPGRWTFVYENLSETDHVDVIVDGATKYLATEDGLVKWRERPEHFRKNCASRIPPIGA, from the coding sequence ATGACCGAGACCGCACCAGTCGAGTTGCTGGTCTGTACCACCTGCCGTCGCGGCCTGCCTGTCGAAGATGACGCGCAACGCCCGGGCGCTTTATTGCACAAGGCCCTGGAACAGGCGGACCTGCCCGACGGTGTCACCCTGAAAGCCGTTGAATGCCTGTCAAACTGCGATCAAGGCTGTTCGATCGTATTGCGCGGCGGGCCGGGCCGCTGGACCTTCGTGTACGAAAACCTGAGCGAAACAGATCATGTCGACGTCATTGTCGACGGTGCGACCAAGTATCTGGCCACTGAAGATGGTTTGGTGAAATGGCGCGAACGCCCCGAACATTTTCGCAAGAACTGTGCCTCGCGCATTCCCCCGATTGGAGCCTGA
- a CDS encoding helix-turn-helix domain-containing protein, protein MAVPIKMPRAARKELVALGENIRVARLRRKLTAEIVAQRAGTTRQTIAKIESGNPAVKIGTYVAVLQALGLLKGWGDIDDPVGEQMALDDLPQRARLKNG, encoded by the coding sequence ATGGCTGTTCCGATCAAAATGCCCAGGGCGGCGCGTAAGGAGCTCGTGGCACTTGGGGAAAACATTCGTGTTGCACGACTGCGCCGCAAACTGACCGCTGAGATTGTTGCGCAGCGTGCTGGCACAACGCGGCAGACCATCGCCAAGATCGAAAGCGGCAACCCCGCAGTCAAGATCGGCACTTACGTGGCCGTGTTGCAGGCGCTCGGCCTTCTGAAAGGTTGGGGGGATATCGACGATCCGGTTGGCGAGCAGATGGCCCTGGATGACCTCCCGCAGCGTGCGAGACTGAAAAATGGTTGA
- the cobN gene encoding cobaltochelatase subunit CobN has product MHVVFRESHGLEETETPTDLGQSPADLVVLSFSDSDLGAFAAGWHRGGGPEGRMPSLRLANLTALKHPLSVDTYVEQTLEGAKGILIRLIGGVPYWSYGLQQVLALAQAKGIALAVLPADGREDTRLDDYSTLPVSTLRRLAHLCDTGGEVAAQAALAQMALAAGLYAGPVMGAKTLPECGAWCPDRGVIPVETAFEGNAKRILVTFYRAYLTSADTAPIAALIRSLRARGFEAVGLFAPSLKAPVAADWLRDQVVALNPSAIVNATSFSGKGASGTSPLDAAGVPVFQVALATSRRKAWAEAERGLSPADLAMHVVLPEVDGRISAGIASFKEPGKRDPHLEYARFAHRPEPDRIEAIVDRVSGWLALNDKPKADQIPALVLSTYPGKDWQMAHAVGLDALASAEAMLSDLDEEGYDIATGEPIADILLDARISLSLGDYLDALAELPETLRTDLHTVWGAPQDDPACADGAFHFTAMRRGKALVALQPERGTPELRDDDYHDLSRTPRHGYVAFYLWLRKGLGADALIHIGAHGTLEWLPGKSVALSAACWPEALIGDLPVIYPFIVNDPGEAAQAKRRIGAVTLGHIPPPMKDSGTPDRMVRLESLLDEFSNADGLDPKRRDRLQEDIRGEAQAIGLESDLGLDQATCTAEAITRIDRFVCDIKESQFGDGLHIFGRVPEVTGNFDPAPSAHAERDALIKALEGKRIDAGPSGSPYRGRSDVLPTGRNLYTTDPRSVPTRAAYAQGVKLAEELVRRHLQEEGDYPKGLIVDLWGSATMRTAGEEFAMALHLLGVKPVWDKGSERVSGIEVLPITDLSRPRLDVTLRVSGLFRDVFPTLSALFGQAVRALAARDEATDWNPYAGQEPAARVYGPAPGSYGVNMTELSEVYTDEARAQAGEAWLEASSFALEGEHIAQDKDGITQRVANADSFVHLQDLTETDLLLANDYATHEAGFAAAKKIAGGTAQLYHLDNTNPENPRARTLREEISRVVHARAANPNWIAGMQRHGFRGAAEIAATLDHMASFAHLSGTVAPHLFDLYHDATLGNEEVDAFLQEANPKAHQAMQDRFRALLEAGLWNTRRNSIRADLEGLR; this is encoded by the coding sequence ATGCACGTCGTCTTCCGCGAAAGTCACGGGCTCGAGGAAACCGAGACCCCGACCGATCTGGGCCAGAGCCCGGCGGATCTGGTGGTGCTGTCCTTTTCGGACAGCGACCTGGGTGCTTTCGCGGCGGGCTGGCATCGTGGTGGCGGGCCCGAGGGGCGGATGCCCTCGTTGCGGCTGGCCAACCTGACGGCGCTGAAACACCCCCTGTCGGTCGATACCTATGTCGAACAGACGTTGGAGGGCGCCAAGGGCATTCTGATCCGTCTGATCGGCGGGGTTCCCTACTGGTCCTACGGGTTGCAGCAGGTGCTGGCGCTGGCACAGGCCAAAGGCATCGCGCTGGCGGTGCTGCCCGCCGACGGGCGCGAGGACACGCGGCTGGACGACTATTCCACCCTGCCCGTTTCCACCCTGCGGCGGCTGGCGCATCTGTGCGATACCGGCGGCGAGGTCGCGGCACAGGCGGCGCTGGCGCAGATGGCGCTGGCGGCGGGGCTTTATGCCGGGCCGGTGATGGGCGCCAAGACCTTGCCCGAATGTGGCGCGTGGTGTCCGGATCGCGGCGTAATCCCGGTGGAAACCGCGTTCGAAGGTAACGCCAAACGCATCCTCGTCACCTTCTACCGCGCTTACCTGACCTCGGCGGACACCGCCCCGATCGCGGCCCTGATCCGCAGCCTGCGCGCCCGTGGGTTCGAGGCGGTGGGCCTGTTTGCCCCGTCGCTCAAGGCGCCTGTAGCCGCCGACTGGTTGCGGGACCAGGTTGTTGCGCTGAACCCATCCGCCATTGTCAATGCCACTTCATTTTCGGGCAAAGGCGCGTCGGGAACATCGCCTCTGGACGCGGCAGGAGTGCCGGTGTTTCAGGTCGCCCTCGCCACCTCGCGCCGCAAAGCCTGGGCCGAGGCGGAACGCGGGCTGTCCCCCGCCGATCTGGCCATGCATGTGGTACTGCCCGAGGTCGATGGGCGGATTTCGGCGGGAATCGCGTCTTTCAAGGAACCAGGCAAACGTGATCCGCATCTGGAATACGCGCGCTTTGCACATCGGCCCGAACCGGACCGGATCGAAGCGATCGTCGACCGTGTATCGGGCTGGCTTGCACTGAACGACAAACCCAAGGCAGATCAGATTCCCGCGCTGGTCCTGTCCACCTATCCCGGCAAAGACTGGCAGATGGCCCATGCGGTTGGCCTTGACGCGCTGGCCTCGGCCGAGGCGATGCTGTCCGATCTTGACGAAGAAGGCTATGACATCGCGACTGGCGAACCGATTGCCGACATTCTTCTGGACGCCCGGATTTCGTTGTCGCTCGGGGATTATCTGGATGCGCTCGCGGAATTGCCCGAAACCCTGCGCACCGATCTGCACACCGTATGGGGCGCGCCCCAAGATGATCCGGCCTGTGCCGATGGGGCCTTCCATTTCACCGCAATGCGACGCGGCAAGGCGCTGGTCGCGCTGCAACCCGAACGCGGCACGCCCGAGCTGCGGGATGACGACTATCATGACCTCTCGCGCACCCCGCGCCACGGGTATGTCGCCTTCTATTTGTGGCTGCGCAAAGGGTTGGGTGCGGATGCGCTGATCCATATCGGCGCACATGGAACGCTGGAATGGTTGCCCGGAAAATCGGTCGCCTTGTCTGCCGCTTGCTGGCCCGAGGCGCTGATCGGCGATCTGCCGGTGATATACCCGTTTATCGTGAACGACCCGGGCGAGGCCGCGCAAGCCAAGCGCCGGATCGGAGCCGTCACGCTGGGCCACATCCCACCGCCGATGAAGGACAGCGGCACGCCGGATCGGATGGTGCGGCTTGAATCGCTGCTGGATGAGTTTTCCAACGCCGACGGGCTTGACCCCAAACGCCGTGACCGCTTGCAGGAAGATATCCGTGGTGAAGCGCAGGCCATTGGCTTGGAAAGCGATCTCGGCCTTGATCAGGCAACCTGCACCGCCGAAGCGATCACCCGCATCGACCGCTTTGTCTGTGACATCAAGGAAAGCCAGTTTGGCGACGGGCTGCACATCTTCGGGCGCGTGCCCGAGGTGACGGGCAATTTCGATCCGGCCCCGTCAGCCCATGCGGAACGCGACGCGCTGATCAAAGCGCTCGAAGGCAAACGGATCGATGCCGGGCCTTCGGGTTCACCCTATCGTGGTCGGTCAGATGTTCTGCCCACCGGGCGGAACCTTTACACCACCGATCCGCGGTCGGTCCCGACCCGTGCGGCCTATGCCCAAGGCGTGAAACTGGCCGAGGAACTGGTGCGACGCCATCTTCAGGAAGAAGGCGATTACCCAAAAGGGCTGATCGTCGATCTGTGGGGGTCAGCCACCATGCGCACGGCCGGCGAGGAATTTGCCATGGCCTTGCACCTGCTGGGCGTCAAACCCGTATGGGACAAAGGGTCCGAGCGGGTTTCCGGCATCGAGGTTCTGCCGATCACTGACCTGAGCCGCCCGCGCCTGGACGTGACCTTGCGGGTCTCGGGCCTGTTCCGGGATGTATTCCCGACGCTGTCCGCTTTGTTTGGCCAAGCGGTTCGCGCATTGGCCGCGCGCGATGAAGCGACGGACTGGAACCCCTATGCCGGGCAGGAGCCGGCAGCGCGTGTCTATGGACCTGCGCCCGGAAGCTATGGCGTCAACATGACCGAGCTTTCCGAGGTGTATACCGACGAGGCCCGTGCACAGGCCGGTGAGGCGTGGCTTGAGGCCAGTTCCTTTGCATTGGAAGGCGAACACATCGCGCAGGACAAGGACGGCATCACCCAACGCGTTGCAAATGCAGACAGTTTTGTCCACTTGCAGGACCTGACCGAAACCGATCTTCTTCTGGCCAACGATTATGCCACACACGAGGCGGGTTTTGCCGCCGCCAAGAAGATCGCCGGCGGAACCGCGCAGCTTTACCATCTGGACAACACCAACCCCGAAAATCCGCGTGCCCGTACTTTGCGCGAAGAAATCAGCCGTGTCGTCCACGCCCGGGCCGCAAATCCCAACTGGATCGCCGGGATGCAACGCCATGGTTTCCGGGGGGCGGCTGAAATCGCGGCAACGCTGGATCATATGGCCTCATTCGCGCATCTGTCCGGCACGGTCGCACCGCATCTTTTTGACCTCTACCATGATGCCACGCTGGGCAACGAAGAGGTGGACGCGTTCCTGCAAGAGGCCAATCCCAAAGCTCATCAAGCCATGCAGGACCGGTTCCGCGCGCTGCTTGAGGCCGGGCTTTGGAACACGCGCCGGAATTCCATCCGGGCTGATCTGGAGGGATTGAGATGA
- a CDS encoding DUF6538 domain-containing protein: MMQSSYLSLSRHGVYYFRWPIPPSYEQKRTSVRISLRTRCPHRAGDLARFLAS, from the coding sequence ATGATGCAGTCATCCTACCTAAGCCTTTCAAGACATGGTGTTTATTATTTCCGGTGGCCTATCCCTCCGTCTTATGAGCAAAAGCGAACATCTGTAAGAATATCGCTACGAACTCGCTGCCCGCATAGGGCTGGTGATCTGGCACGCTTTCTTGCATCTTGA
- the cobW gene encoding cobalamin biosynthesis protein CobW: MSNLEKLPVTVITGFLGSGKTTLVRHLMQNPQGKRLAVVVNEFGDVGVDGDILKSCAIPDCPAENIMELANGCICCTVADDFIPTIEALMALDPRPDHILIETSGLALPKPLLKAFDWPDIRSRITVDGVIALADAEAVAAGRFAPNVEAVDAQRMADDSIDHETPLSEVFEDQISCADIILLTKPDLAGPEGVAKAREIIAAEAPRPLPVVEVAEGAVDVRVVLGLEAAAEDDMDARPSHHDGHHDHEHDDFESIIVELPEQADPTQLVANIERLANELNILRVKGYAAVQGKPMRLLVQAVGARVRHQYDRPWEPGEERRSRLVVIAEHDDIKEAEIREILVGVREAAE, translated from the coding sequence ATGTCGAACCTCGAAAAACTCCCCGTCACAGTGATCACCGGCTTTCTTGGCTCGGGCAAAACCACTTTGGTGCGTCACCTGATGCAGAACCCGCAGGGCAAGCGCCTTGCTGTCGTGGTCAACGAGTTCGGCGATGTAGGCGTCGATGGCGACATCCTGAAATCCTGCGCCATCCCGGATTGCCCGGCGGAAAACATCATGGAACTGGCCAATGGCTGCATCTGCTGCACCGTGGCCGATGATTTCATTCCCACCATCGAGGCTCTGATGGCGCTGGACCCGCGCCCGGATCACATCCTGATCGAAACCTCGGGACTGGCGCTTCCCAAACCATTGCTCAAGGCGTTCGACTGGCCCGATATCCGTTCCAGGATCACCGTGGACGGCGTGATTGCCCTGGCCGATGCCGAGGCCGTGGCCGCCGGTCGTTTCGCGCCCAATGTCGAAGCGGTGGACGCCCAGCGCATGGCCGATGACTCGATCGACCACGAAACGCCCCTGTCCGAGGTGTTCGAGGATCAGATCTCGTGCGCCGACATCATCCTGCTGACCAAGCCCGACCTCGCCGGCCCCGAAGGCGTGGCGAAGGCGCGCGAGATCATCGCAGCCGAGGCGCCGCGCCCCCTGCCCGTGGTCGAAGTGGCCGAAGGTGCCGTGGACGTTCGCGTCGTGTTGGGTCTGGAAGCCGCCGCCGAGGATGACATGGACGCCCGACCCTCGCATCACGACGGCCACCATGATCACGAGCATGACGATTTCGAAAGCATCATCGTCGAGTTGCCCGAGCAAGCCGATCCGACCCAACTGGTGGCCAATATCGAGCGTCTGGCGAACGAGCTGAACATCCTGCGGGTCAAAGGGTATGCTGCCGTTCAGGGCAAACCCATGCGCCTGCTGGTTCAGGCGGTCGGTGCGCGGGTACGGCACCAGTATGACCGTCCGTGGGAACCCGGCGAAGAACGCCGTTCGCGTCTGGTCGTCATCGCCGAGCATGACGATATCAAAGAGGCGGAAATCCGCGAAATCCTCGTGGGTGTGCGTGAGGCTGCCGAGTAA
- a CDS encoding type II toxin-antitoxin system HipA family toxin: protein MVEVWIDWKGLKRVGTLHRTAGRGRERVSFTYHDGWLADENAFGLSPDMPLVRGQFVPEAGQDMLAPLGDSAPDTWGRTVMRRFEGRMAEAEGRRPRVLQETDYLLGVNDETRLGALRFRVEGVFQAREGIGVPALVSLGDLLHASQRVLRGEETAEDLKMLFAPGSSLGGARPKASILDQHGRLSVAKFPKETDTYCVERWEAIALELARRAGITVSDHTLEMAGDKPVFLSHRFDRNEDGRIPFISAMAMLGGKDGESYSYLDLADIITSESVTPDQDREELYRRVAFSILVTNLDDHMRNHGFLRGRGGWHLSPAYDINPVPNQPRVLKSYVDDDNPDASIALHRVQHDSYLLERGEADRIIAEVAEATIAWRDVARALGAPEREIREMATAFEHEEADLARA from the coding sequence ATGGTTGAGGTCTGGATCGACTGGAAGGGGCTGAAACGGGTCGGCACGCTCCACCGCACAGCGGGGCGCGGCCGAGAGCGGGTGTCCTTTACCTATCATGACGGCTGGCTTGCCGACGAAAATGCCTTTGGGCTTTCGCCGGACATGCCTCTCGTCAGAGGGCAATTCGTGCCTGAGGCAGGGCAGGACATGCTTGCACCGCTTGGGGATTCTGCCCCTGATACCTGGGGCAGAACGGTCATGCGGCGTTTTGAGGGTCGCATGGCAGAGGCCGAGGGGCGACGTCCGAGAGTGCTGCAAGAAACCGACTACCTGCTTGGCGTGAATGACGAGACCCGTTTGGGTGCGCTGCGCTTCAGGGTTGAAGGAGTGTTTCAAGCGCGCGAGGGCATTGGCGTGCCTGCGCTCGTGAGCCTCGGGGATTTGCTTCATGCGTCTCAGCGCGTTCTGCGCGGGGAGGAGACTGCTGAGGACCTCAAGATGCTGTTTGCACCGGGAAGTTCTCTGGGTGGCGCACGGCCGAAGGCCAGCATCCTTGACCAACACGGCCGTCTGTCCGTCGCCAAGTTCCCGAAAGAGACCGACACCTATTGCGTGGAACGCTGGGAGGCCATAGCGCTGGAGCTGGCAAGGCGCGCTGGAATTACGGTCTCGGATCACACGCTTGAGATGGCTGGCGACAAGCCTGTTTTCCTGTCCCATCGGTTTGACCGGAACGAGGACGGCAGGATCCCGTTCATCTCAGCTATGGCGATGCTGGGCGGCAAGGATGGCGAAAGCTACAGCTATTTGGACCTAGCCGATATCATCACTTCAGAAAGCGTAACGCCCGACCAAGACCGCGAGGAACTCTACCGGCGGGTTGCCTTTTCCATTCTCGTGACGAACCTCGATGACCATATGCGCAATCACGGGTTTCTGCGTGGGCGTGGCGGATGGCATCTCTCACCAGCCTACGACATCAACCCTGTGCCGAACCAACCGCGTGTGCTAAAGAGCTATGTCGACGATGACAACCCGGATGCCAGTATCGCCCTGCACCGCGTGCAACATGACTCCTATCTTCTCGAACGCGGCGAGGCAGATCGCATCATTGCCGAGGTGGCCGAAGCGACTATTGCTTGGCGTGATGTTGCCCGTGCCTTGGGGGCTCCGGAGCGAGAGATCAGGGAGATGGCAACAGCCTTCGAGCACGAGGAAGCGGATCTGGCGCGTGCGTGA
- a CDS encoding DUF4268 domain-containing protein, producing MFRVDLSQNRLSRLSQMRFSELNLRERDHLQEWLANQPDALGEELLIIQKEFDGFDETRERLDLLALDKDGNLVVIENKLDDSGRDVTWQALKYTAYVSGLTKTQIVDIYQQYLDRYAGGGNAAVRICEFMEVEELEETVLNPGNDQRMIFIAANFRREVTATVLWLLSRGIRAQCFKVTPYSFGDELMVDIQQIIPTPEAADFMIGMSSKENEEKAVQDTQKKRHKLRLDFWEAALEQLRVDGVTLYQNISPTKDHWLSAGSGTRSCPYQMIFSRDEARVEISLQRSETAENKWLFDQLYGQKDAIETAFGAELDWRRMDDKKASRIVYAQPFDGFNREAWPEMIGWLAAHIQKLETAFSEPLTRLNRQVRSQDEAT from the coding sequence ATGTTCCGAGTTGACTTAAGCCAAAACCGTTTGTCCCGCCTGTCCCAAATGCGCTTTTCTGAGTTGAACCTGCGCGAGCGCGACCATCTGCAGGAGTGGCTGGCCAACCAGCCTGACGCCCTCGGTGAAGAATTGCTGATCATTCAGAAAGAGTTCGACGGGTTTGATGAAACCCGAGAACGCCTAGATCTCTTGGCGCTCGACAAGGACGGCAACCTCGTTGTGATCGAGAACAAGCTTGATGACAGCGGGAGAGATGTGACGTGGCAGGCGCTGAAGTACACCGCCTACGTCTCCGGCCTGACCAAGACGCAAATCGTCGACATCTATCAGCAATACCTCGACCGCTATGCGGGCGGCGGCAATGCGGCCGTGCGGATTTGCGAGTTCATGGAAGTTGAAGAGCTCGAAGAGACCGTTCTAAACCCAGGCAATGACCAAAGGATGATATTCATCGCAGCGAATTTTCGTCGCGAGGTCACGGCAACAGTCCTGTGGCTCCTCAGCCGCGGAATTCGCGCACAGTGCTTTAAGGTGACTCCGTATTCGTTTGGCGACGAGCTGATGGTCGACATTCAACAGATCATACCCACGCCTGAGGCGGCGGACTTCATGATCGGGATGTCGAGCAAAGAAAACGAAGAGAAAGCCGTCCAGGACACGCAGAAAAAGCGACACAAACTGCGCTTGGACTTCTGGGAAGCGGCCCTTGAACAGCTGCGTGTCGACGGCGTTACACTTTACCAGAATATCAGCCCGACCAAGGATCATTGGCTCAGCGCAGGATCTGGGACCCGGTCTTGCCCCTATCAGATGATCTTCTCGAGAGATGAAGCGCGGGTCGAGATAAGCTTGCAGCGCTCTGAAACCGCAGAGAACAAATGGTTGTTCGATCAGCTCTATGGCCAGAAAGATGCCATCGAAACAGCTTTTGGGGCCGAACTCGATTGGCGGCGCATGGACGATAAGAAGGCAAGCCGCATCGTCTACGCTCAACCTTTTGACGGCTTCAACAGAGAAGCGTGGCCCGAGATGATTGGTTGGCTTGCGGCTCATATCCAAAAACTGGAAACGGCTTTCAGCGAACCGCTTACGCGCCTGAACCGGCAGGTCCGCTCTCAAGACGAAGCAACCTAG
- a CDS encoding cobalamin biosynthesis protein CobG encodes MSAPIVQGWCPGAHRPMMSGDGLVVRVRPRLARLDADQALGLCDLADRFGNGSIDLTNRANLQLRGVEEEDHQPLLKELAALNLLDAEPGIEIRRNILVTPLYQAGDLTARLTRDLIDRLAELPALPAKFGFAIDTGPERLLASDSADIRLEAGADGLILRADGCETGRSVTETDAIDHAIALAMWFAETYTPERRRMARVIDSLPQEWQGCAPGSVGARLQPGPCELGALYGAAFGSLPARKLYDLIEDSGACALRVTPWRLILLEGGAAIPAPAFVEDGTDPLMTTDACPGAPFCPQAQAETRDIARALASRVSGRLHVSGCSKGCARMGTADITLVGDNGRFDLVKQGRAGDEPCQRGLDPQTLMTMDFT; translated from the coding sequence ATGAGTGCTCCGATTGTTCAGGGCTGGTGCCCGGGCGCCCATCGTCCGATGATGTCCGGTGACGGTCTGGTCGTCAGGGTCAGGCCCCGGCTGGCGCGTCTGGACGCCGATCAGGCTCTGGGACTGTGCGATCTGGCGGACCGTTTTGGCAACGGCTCGATCGATTTGACCAATCGCGCCAACCTGCAATTGCGGGGCGTGGAAGAGGAAGACCACCAGCCCCTGCTCAAAGAGCTTGCCGCGCTGAACCTGCTGGATGCGGAACCCGGTATCGAGATACGCCGGAATATTCTGGTTACACCGCTCTATCAGGCGGGCGATTTGACCGCTCGACTGACCCGTGACCTGATCGACCGGCTTGCGGAGCTGCCGGCCCTGCCCGCAAAATTCGGCTTTGCCATCGACACGGGCCCCGAACGTCTGCTGGCGTCGGATTCGGCGGATATTCGTCTGGAAGCCGGTGCGGACGGCCTGATCCTGCGCGCTGACGGGTGCGAAACCGGGCGGAGCGTGACCGAGACCGACGCCATTGACCACGCGATCGCGTTGGCAATGTGGTTTGCTGAAACCTACACGCCCGAGAGGCGCCGCATGGCGCGTGTCATCGACTCCCTTCCACAGGAATGGCAAGGCTGTGCGCCCGGATCAGTTGGCGCAAGGCTTCAACCCGGCCCCTGCGAACTGGGTGCTCTGTACGGCGCGGCTTTTGGGTCGCTGCCGGCGCGCAAGCTGTATGATCTGATCGAAGATAGCGGTGCTTGCGCCCTGCGCGTCACCCCGTGGCGGCTGATCCTGCTGGAAGGCGGGGCGGCGATACCTGCCCCGGCCTTTGTCGAAGATGGAACCGATCCGTTGATGACCACCGACGCCTGCCCCGGCGCGCCGTTCTGCCCGCAGGCGCAGGCAGAGACGCGCGACATCGCCCGGGCGTTGGCTTCGCGGGTTTCCGGACGCCTCCATGTTTCAGGCTGTAGCAAGGGATGCGCTCGCATGGGTACTGCGGACATCACATTGGTAGGCGATAACGGACGATTTGATCTTGTCAAACAGGGCCGCGCGGGGGATGAGCCCTGCCAGCGCGGGCTTGACCCCCAAACACTCATGACCATGGACTTCACCTGA
- a CDS encoding SLC13 family permease, producing the protein MGVVCTLLAFTVFLFVSEIIRIDLSAILVLVLIGLLSYAPGLGNLADVTLLFDGFASNAVISIIAVMIVGAGLDKTGIMNKVAAVILKYGGKSEGRVVPIISGTVGVISSFMQNVGAAALFLPVVSRISSRSGIPLSRLLMPMGFCAILGGTMTMVGSSPLILLNDLILTANDSLPTSQKMEPFGLFSVTPIGAVLILTGIGYFLLLGRWVLPEAEEPDNTGTGQGTQEYLQRVYGLKADVFEVVVPEDSPLVGKILADINHENHLYIISTFYRGKTSMVQVLTAEIAAPCRLAIVGRRWEVEKFAEKYGLTVLPDLDVFVEEFAPTNAGVAEVVITPDSKLIGKCPRELLFRKTYGMSLLAIHRGEETLSHVETEDHESTQIGLEKFQAGDMLVAHTRWDNLMRIKRDPDFVVVTTDFPQDELRPQKVGWALAFFAISLSLILFTDVRLSLCLLTGAVGMMLTRVLSVDEAYRAVGWNTVFLLACLIPLGQAVQNTGTAAWIAQQIMIILDGWPLWSLQTGIAILATAFSLVMSNVGATVLLVPLAVSIAIAAGGNPAVFALTVAISTSNSFIIPTHQVNALIMGPAGYKVMDFVRSGGIMTVLFLVVSLLMINVIY; encoded by the coding sequence ATGGGGGTCGTTTGCACCCTTCTGGCTTTCACCGTTTTCTTGTTCGTTTCCGAGATCATCAGGATCGACCTTTCCGCCATATTGGTTCTGGTTCTCATAGGTTTGCTCAGCTACGCGCCCGGGCTGGGAAATCTGGCGGATGTCACCCTTCTGTTCGACGGCTTCGCATCCAATGCCGTCATCTCGATCATAGCGGTCATGATCGTCGGGGCTGGTCTGGACAAGACGGGGATCATGAACAAGGTGGCTGCCGTCATCCTCAAATACGGCGGCAAATCGGAAGGCAGGGTCGTTCCCATCATCTCCGGAACCGTTGGCGTCATTTCCTCGTTCATGCAGAATGTCGGCGCCGCTGCTCTGTTTCTTCCCGTTGTCAGCCGAATATCTTCACGGTCAGGTATACCGCTGTCGCGCCTGCTGATGCCGATGGGATTCTGCGCCATTCTGGGCGGCACAATGACAATGGTCGGGTCGTCTCCTCTTATCCTGCTGAACGATCTGATCCTGACGGCAAATGACAGTCTGCCGACCTCTCAGAAAATGGAGCCCTTCGGCCTGTTTTCGGTCACGCCGATCGGTGCGGTTCTGATCCTGACCGGAATTGGTTACTTTCTGCTGTTGGGACGCTGGGTTTTGCCCGAGGCTGAAGAGCCTGACAATACGGGTACCGGACAAGGGACACAGGAATACCTGCAAAGGGTCTATGGCCTCAAAGCCGATGTGTTCGAAGTCGTGGTGCCCGAGGACAGCCCCCTGGTCGGCAAGATTCTGGCCGACATCAACCACGAAAACCACCTGTACATCATTTCCACCTTCTATCGCGGCAAAACCTCGATGGTTCAGGTTTTGACAGCGGAAATTGCAGCGCCGTGTCGGCTGGCCATCGTCGGCCGCCGTTGGGAGGTCGAGAAATTCGCCGAGAAATACGGGCTGACCGTTCTTCCCGACTTGGACGTTTTCGTCGAAGAGTTCGCCCCAACCAATGCAGGCGTGGCCGAGGTGGTCATCACGCCCGACAGCAAGCTGATCGGCAAATGCCCCCGCGAGCTTTTGTTTCGCAAGACCTACGGGATGTCGCTGCTGGCCATTCACCGCGGCGAAGAGACGCTGAGCCATGTCGAGACCGAGGATCACGAATCCACTCAGATCGGGCTCGAAAAGTTTCAGGCGGGCGACATGCTCGTGGCGCATACCAGATGGGACAACCTGATGCGGATCAAACGAGATCCGGATTTCGTCGTTGTGACAACGGACTTTCCACAGGACGAGCTGAGGCCGCAAAAAGTCGGCTGGGCCCTGGCATTTTTCGCCATTTCGCTGTCGTTGATCCTGTTCACGGATGTCCGGCTTTCACTCTGCCTTCTTACCGGAGCGGTGGGCATGATGTTGACTCGTGTGCTCAGCGTGGATGAGGCATACCGCGCGGTCGGCTGGAACACCGTTTTCCTGCTCGCCTGCCTCATACCGTTGGGACAAGCCGTACAGAACACAGGCACCGCTGCGTGGATCGCCCAGCAGATCATGATAATTCTGGACGGCTGGCCGCTATGGTCGCTGCAAACCGGCATCGCCATTCTGGCGACGGCCTTTTCTTTGGTCATGTCAAATGTGGGGGCCACGGTTCTGCTGGTGCCTCTGGCGGTATCGATTGCGATAGCGGCTGGCGGGAATCCGGCCGTCTTTGCCCTGACCGTCGCCATTTCCACATCGAACAGCTTCATCATCCCAACCCATCAGGTAAACGCCTTGATCATGGGGCCGGCAGGATACAAGGTGATGGATTTCGTGCGGTCCGGAGGGATCATGACTGTGCTGTTTCTGGTCGTCTCGCTGCTCATGATCAACGTCATTTATTAG